A stretch of the Candidatus Methylomirabilota bacterium genome encodes the following:
- the nagZ gene encoding beta-N-acetylhexosaminidase, protein MTLREAIGQLFIFGFEGDKPSEALEAFVRDLAPGGLILFGRNLGSPEEIATLTDALQVASLTPLFFAIDQEGGKVARLQPPFTQWPSAEAVGTADSAELTNAIAASIARELMAVGINMNMAPVLDVLTNPANPVMAGRSYGSDPHMVARHGIAFFRGLADQGVVAVGKHFPGHGDTTVDSHLALPVVPHDLDRLSAAELVPFAIAINAGIPALMTAHLLIPALDPEQPATLSRSILTDLLREQMGFRGLVISDDLLMQGIADSTPPGEAGVRFLEAGGDLMLICHDEAAQRQALRAVAEAVETGRLSEARVRVSCDRIAKAKAQVVRREPVASVEEIRTVVGCDAHRRLIERLAQLPS, encoded by the coding sequence ATGACCCTGCGAGAGGCGATCGGTCAGCTCTTCATCTTCGGGTTTGAGGGCGATAAGCCATCCGAAGCTCTTGAGGCCTTTGTGCGAGATCTCGCCCCTGGCGGATTGATCCTGTTTGGGCGTAACCTTGGCAGCCCGGAAGAGATCGCGACGCTCACCGACGCGCTTCAAGTTGCCTCGTTGACGCCGCTCTTCTTCGCGATTGACCAGGAGGGCGGGAAGGTGGCTCGCCTCCAGCCCCCTTTCACGCAGTGGCCATCCGCCGAAGCGGTTGGGACGGCGGACTCGGCGGAGTTGACCAACGCGATAGCCGCATCGATCGCCAGGGAGTTGATGGCGGTCGGGATTAACATGAATATGGCGCCGGTGCTTGATGTCCTCACGAATCCTGCTAACCCGGTTATGGCGGGTCGAAGCTATGGTTCAGACCCGCATATGGTGGCCCGGCATGGGATCGCCTTTTTCAGAGGGCTCGCGGACCAGGGAGTGGTGGCGGTTGGTAAGCACTTTCCCGGCCACGGCGATACCACGGTTGACTCTCACCTGGCGCTACCGGTCGTACCGCATGACCTCGACAGGCTCTCAGCGGCCGAACTTGTTCCATTCGCCATCGCCATCAACGCAGGCATCCCGGCGCTGATGACGGCTCATCTCCTGATCCCTGCTCTGGACCCGGAACAGCCGGCCACCCTGTCTCGATCGATCCTGACTGATCTACTGCGAGAACAGATGGGTTTTCGCGGTCTGGTCATCAGTGACGACCTCTTGATGCAGGGGATCGCTGACAGCACCCCTCCCGGTGAGGCGGGTGTTCGGTTCCTGGAGGCCGGGGGCGATCTGATGCTGATTTGTCATGACGAGGCGGCGCAGCGGCAGGCGCTCCGCGCCGTGGCTGAAGCTGTAGAGACCGGACGACTGTCCGAGGCGAGGGTGCGGGTTTCGTGTGACCGCATCGCCAAGGCGAAGGCGCAGGTAGTGCGCCGCGAGCCCGTCGCTTCCGTCGAGGAGATCCGCACGGTTGTGGGCTGTGATGCCCATCGGCGACTCATTGAGCGACTGGCGCAGCTTCCGTCATGA
- a CDS encoding gamma-glutamyl-gamma-aminobutyrate hydrolase family protein, giving the protein MRPKIGITSWHHWDDDERWEAILEAYPRAVLQAGGLPLILPSSHAETAPSPVEGPALAEAYLDAIDGLLLTGGADIHPSFYGQIVLERCGEIDEERDRFEVELVHAARSRDLPLLGICRGLQVLNVAMGGSLYQDLSYRKETDPAHQSLRERRGEPAHQVTIVEGSRLAGILEIRELRVTSTHHQIIRDLAPGLAVNAVAPDGVVEGVEGTGRFLLAVHWHPERMFTHYPKQLTLFRALVDEAAKARHR; this is encoded by the coding sequence ATGCGACCGAAGATCGGGATTACGAGCTGGCACCATTGGGATGACGACGAGCGTTGGGAGGCGATCCTGGAGGCCTACCCCCGCGCTGTCCTGCAGGCCGGCGGCCTGCCGCTGATCCTACCGAGCAGCCATGCGGAGACTGCCCCGAGTCCCGTCGAAGGGCCCGCCCTGGCCGAGGCGTATCTGGACGCGATTGATGGGCTCCTCCTGACCGGAGGGGCCGACATCCACCCCTCCTTCTATGGGCAGATCGTGCTCGAACGATGCGGCGAGATCGACGAAGAGCGGGATCGTTTCGAAGTGGAGCTGGTTCACGCTGCCCGCAGCCGTGACCTACCGCTCTTAGGAATCTGTCGCGGCCTCCAGGTCCTGAACGTGGCCATGGGCGGCAGCCTCTACCAGGACCTCTCCTACCGGAAAGAGACCGACCCGGCCCATCAGAGCCTTCGAGAGCGGCGCGGGGAGCCGGCTCACCAGGTCACAATTGTGGAAGGCTCTCGCCTTGCCGGAATTCTTGAGATTCGAGAGTTGCGCGTGACCAGTACGCATCATCAGATTATCCGCGACCTGGCGCCCGGCCTCGCGGTCAACGCCGTGGCCCCTGACGGAGTCGTGGAAGGGGTTGAGGGCACTGGACGCTTTCTCCTCGCCGTCCACTGGCATCCTGAACGGATGTTCACCCATTATCCCAAACAGCTTACGCTCTTTCGAGCGCTCGTTGACGAGGCGGCAAAAGCACGTCATCGCTGA